Proteins encoded within one genomic window of Leptotrichia sp. OH3620_COT-345:
- a CDS encoding PspC domain-containing protein — MKKRLYKSRTDKKLTGVCGGIGKYFGIDPTFIRIAWVVFCLAGGSGVFAYIIAAVVMPEEPIEDIKEQKIENIENIIEAEKVEEQ, encoded by the coding sequence ATGAAAAAAAGACTTTATAAATCAAGAACGGATAAAAAATTGACAGGTGTGTGTGGGGGAATAGGAAAATATTTCGGAATAGATCCGACTTTTATCAGAATAGCCTGGGTAGTATTTTGTTTAGCAGGAGGTTCAGGAGTATTTGCATATATAATAGCTGCTGTTGTAATGCCTGAAGAGCCTATTGAAGATATTAAGGAGCAGAAAATTGAAAATATAGAAAATATAATAGAAGCCGAGAAAGTGGAAGAACAGTAA
- a CDS encoding bifunctional 2-polyprenyl-6-hydroxyphenol methylase/3-demethylubiquinol 3-O-methyltransferase UbiG, giving the protein MPKETENEIKMKKFYNTISEKYDFIFPLSSLQKKFMDEEVKGEFILDVGAATGNLSEYLIEKKYKVLSIDINEKLINKAVEKGIPVIGVNMLEIDMLHKFDTIINIGNTLPHLKNKDEIRDFLKKAFDSLTNKGKIIIQLVNFNKFLLQKDENNFLGILPLIENKNVKFERFYYLNKENNIIFKTVLDNTVKNEEILVNINYNELKKYFDKTGFKNVKVYGGFDKSEFSFEKSLYLVMTAEK; this is encoded by the coding sequence ATGCCTAAGGAAACTGAAAATGAAATAAAGATGAAAAAATTTTATAATACAATATCTGAGAAATATGATTTTATTTTTCCATTGTCCTCTTTACAGAAAAAATTTATGGATGAAGAAGTAAAAGGAGAGTTTATCTTGGATGTAGGAGCCGCTACGGGAAATTTATCAGAGTATCTGATTGAAAAAAAATATAAGGTTTTATCTATTGATATTAATGAAAAACTTATAAACAAAGCTGTGGAAAAAGGAATTCCCGTAATTGGTGTCAATATGCTTGAAATAGATATGTTACATAAATTTGATACAATAATAAATATAGGGAATACATTACCTCATTTAAAAAATAAAGATGAAATTCGTGATTTTCTTAAAAAAGCATTTGACAGTCTTACAAATAAAGGGAAAATAATAATACAGCTTGTGAATTTCAATAAATTTCTGTTACAGAAAGATGAAAATAATTTTTTAGGAATTTTACCTTTAATTGAAAATAAAAATGTAAAATTTGAACGTTTTTATTATTTGAATAAGGAAAATAATATAATTTTTAAAACAGTTCTTGACAATACAGTCAAAAACGAAGAAATACTTGTAAATATAAACTATAATGAATTGAAGAAATATTTCGACAAAACGGGTTTTAAAAATGTAAAAGTTTATGGAGGATTTGACAAATCCGAATTCAGTTTTGAAAAATCCCTTTATCTTGTTATGACGGCTGAAAAATAA
- a CDS encoding small multi-drug export protein, giving the protein MKKIAQSIITFIIGIFGANVGKVIGILFISMLPVIELRGSIPVGYSLGLPWHINIITSIIGNMLPVPFILLFVVKVFGFMKKHNIMTNLIYKLEKRAFSRSESVANKEFLGLLLFVAIPFPGTGAWTGALIAALLQLDRKKSFFTIFLGVVLAASVVTLGVYGIFDFVKDII; this is encoded by the coding sequence ATGAAAAAAATAGCACAGTCAATAATAACATTTATAATTGGAATATTCGGAGCAAATGTAGGAAAAGTAATAGGAATACTGTTTATATCAATGCTTCCTGTAATAGAGTTGAGAGGAAGTATTCCTGTAGGATATTCTCTCGGACTTCCGTGGCATATAAATATAATAACATCAATTATCGGAAATATGCTACCGGTTCCTTTTATATTATTATTTGTAGTGAAAGTATTTGGCTTTATGAAGAAACATAATATAATGACAAATCTAATTTATAAACTTGAAAAGAGAGCTTTCAGCAGAAGTGAGAGTGTAGCAAATAAAGAATTTTTAGGGTTATTGCTTTTTGTAGCAATTCCTTTTCCGGGGACAGGAGCATGGACAGGAGCATTAATAGCGGCACTTCTTCAGCTTGACAGGAAAAAATCCTTTTTTACGATATTTCTTGGAGTAGTATTGGCAGCAAGTGTAGTGACTTTAGGGGTATATGGAATATTTGATTTTGTAAAAGATATAATATAA
- a CDS encoding CPBP family intramembrane glutamic endopeptidase, with the protein MDKKIFRKHMIYITLNEVSLSFIIALIHFLLNMTFLKKYYAPLPPMKHEIMLAIIVAPIAEEVIFRKWIFKFLKKRTKYYNFIQATLFSLWHYNFFQRIYAFILGIFFGNIIRKYEKIWITIIFHSFYNLLSIYLRGYYFLFIENIFGTRNLLTFFVLYVPSIIFFIWTLKKLGYDMYKLW; encoded by the coding sequence ATGGATAAAAAAATATTTAGAAAACATATGATATATATAACTCTTAATGAAGTAAGTCTTTCATTTATAATAGCCTTAATACATTTTCTTTTAAATATGACTTTCCTGAAAAAATATTATGCTCCTTTACCTCCTATGAAACATGAGATAATGTTGGCAATTATAGTTGCTCCCATTGCAGAAGAAGTAATATTCAGAAAGTGGATATTTAAATTTTTAAAAAAAAGAACGAAATATTATAATTTTATACAGGCAACACTTTTTTCTTTATGGCATTATAATTTTTTTCAAAGGATTTATGCGTTTATACTTGGAATATTTTTTGGAAATATAATACGTAAATATGAAAAAATATGGATTACAATTATTTTCCATTCTTTTTATAATCTTTTAAGTATTTATCTTAGAGGATATTATTTTCTTTTTATTGAAAATATATTTGGAACGCGAAATTTATTGACTTTCTTCGTATTATACGTTCCTTCCATTATTTTTTTCATATGGACCCTGAAAAAACTCGGATATGATATGTATAAATTATGGTAA
- a CDS encoding CPBP family intramembrane glutamic endopeptidase: MEEMIFREIIFNFLKRKTKYANIIQATLSAFFHFYFVKDIFKLIYRIEENLYSDWLIIFIPSFFMGLTYGYLKEKTGKIDVAIFFHILYSFSFYYLSSFYIKISSGFMEKISKMRLTGYNTVIYSFTFIFVIWFIVLIMIIFKRNRIFDKPEGKNG, from the coding sequence ATGGAAGAAATGATATTTAGAGAGATAATTTTTAATTTTCTGAAAAGAAAGACAAAGTATGCTAATATAATACAGGCAACTTTATCAGCATTTTTTCATTTTTATTTTGTAAAAGATATATTTAAACTTATATACAGAATTGAAGAAAATTTATATTCAGACTGGCTTATTATTTTTATTCCAAGTTTTTTCATGGGGCTTACTTACGGATATTTAAAAGAAAAAACGGGAAAAATTGATGTGGCTATATTTTTTCACATTCTTTATTCATTTTCTTTTTATTATTTAAGTAGTTTTTATATAAAAATTTCTTCAGGTTTTATGGAAAAAATATCAAAGATGAGATTAACAGGATATAATACTGTAATTTATTCTTTTACTTTTATTTTTGTGATATGGTTTATAGTCCTAATAATGATAATATTTAAAAGAAACCGGATATTTGATAAGCCGGAGGGAAAAAATGGATAA
- the secY gene encoding preprotein translocase subunit SecY codes for MTLTEAIVNRIQSIFKIPELKKRVAFTLVMFAVARVGIHIAVPGLNMGLFKNFQNNAIAGFLNLFSGGAVQRASIFSLGIIPYINASIVFQLLGVIFPKIDEMQKEGGKERDKITQWTRYVTIVLAIIQSFGISITLMNQPGMVLEPGMRFIISTVTLMTGGTAFLMWISERISIRGIGNGSSMLIFLGIVANLPQVTQQMVTSLKGGMGYVLIGLSVLLFVAIIALMVIIQLAERRIPIQYAGKGSLGFGGGQSSVGRRTYLPLKINTAGVMPIIFASVLMAAPPFVVQILKANAWWQNQFSQTGFLYLLLFAFLIIVFSFFYTLTIAFDPDKVAEDLKQSGGTIPTVRAGKETADYLERVITRITFGSAIFLALLGIFPNIWFGYVLHIPVLLGGTSLLILVGVAVELIQQIDSYLAVKKMKGFIGTKKHR; via the coding sequence TTGACTTTAACTGAAGCAATAGTAAATAGAATACAGTCTATATTCAAAATACCTGAATTGAAAAAAAGAGTGGCTTTTACATTAGTAATGTTTGCAGTAGCCAGAGTAGGTATTCATATTGCCGTTCCCGGACTTAATATGGGATTGTTCAAAAACTTTCAGAATAATGCCATAGCAGGATTTTTAAATCTGTTTTCAGGAGGGGCTGTTCAGAGAGCTTCCATTTTCTCTTTAGGGATAATTCCTTACATTAATGCCTCCATCGTATTTCAACTTTTAGGAGTAATATTCCCTAAAATAGATGAAATGCAGAAAGAAGGAGGAAAAGAAAGAGACAAGATTACTCAATGGACAAGATATGTTACAATAGTATTGGCGATCATACAGTCATTCGGTATATCCATAACACTTATGAACCAGCCCGGAATGGTTCTTGAGCCGGGGATGAGATTTATTATAAGTACGGTAACTTTAATGACAGGAGGAACTGCATTTCTTATGTGGATTTCAGAAAGAATTTCCATAAGAGGAATAGGAAACGGTTCATCAATGTTGATTTTTTTAGGAATAGTTGCAAATCTTCCACAGGTAACTCAGCAAATGGTAACAAGCTTAAAAGGTGGAATGGGATATGTACTTATAGGATTGTCTGTACTGTTGTTTGTGGCAATAATAGCATTAATGGTAATTATACAGCTTGCTGAAAGAAGAATTCCTATCCAGTATGCAGGAAAAGGAAGTTTAGGTTTTGGAGGAGGTCAGAGTTCTGTCGGAAGAAGAACTTACTTACCTTTAAAAATAAATACGGCAGGAGTTATGCCGATAATATTTGCATCGGTACTCATGGCGGCACCGCCGTTTGTAGTGCAAATATTGAAAGCTAATGCATGGTGGCAAAATCAGTTTTCACAGACAGGATTTTTATATTTACTTTTATTTGCATTCCTTATTATAGTGTTTTCATTTTTCTACACATTGACTATCGCTTTTGATCCTGATAAAGTGGCAGAAGATTTGAAACAGAGCGGAGGAACAATACCGACAGTCAGAGCGGGAAAAGAAACAGCTGACTATTTGGAAAGAGTTATTACGAGAATTACTTTTGGAAGTGCAATTTTCCTTGCATTGTTAGGAATTTTTCCGAATATATGGTTCGGATATGTACTTCATATACCTGTGCTGCTCGGAGGAACGAGCTTGCTTATCCTTGTGGGAGTGGCAGTTGAGTTGATACAGCAAATAGATTCATATTTGGCTGTTAAGAAAATGAAAGGCTTTATAGGAACTAAAAAACATAGATAA
- the rplO gene encoding 50S ribosomal protein L15, translated as MNLNELKPAEGSKRERRRIGRGHGTGWGKTAGKGHNGQKQRSGTYVSPVFEGGQMPIIRRVPKRGFSNSAFKKDTVIVSLLSITEKFNDGDTVTLETLVENGVIKNPKFITKYSDTALRAIKGKKAVKEYLNENVESYVKEKDFSSILKIIGNAEVNKKLTVKAHKISTAAKELIEKAGGSVEILEVKSYSSKAGNNKKEDENK; from the coding sequence ATGAATCTTAACGAATTAAAACCTGCCGAAGGATCAAAAAGAGAAAGAAGAAGAATAGGTAGAGGTCATGGAACCGGCTGGGGAAAAACAGCGGGAAAAGGACATAACGGACAGAAACAGAGATCCGGAACATATGTATCACCTGTATTTGAAGGTGGACAGATGCCTATAATAAGAAGAGTGCCTAAAAGAGGGTTCTCAAATTCGGCATTTAAAAAAGATACAGTAATAGTGTCATTGCTTAGTATTACAGAAAAATTCAATGACGGAGATACAGTAACTCTTGAAACATTAGTAGAAAACGGAGTAATCAAAAATCCTAAATTCATTACTAAATATTCAGATACTGCATTAAGAGCAATAAAAGGGAAAAAAGCTGTAAAAGAATATTTGAATGAAAATGTTGAATCCTATGTTAAAGAAAAAGATTTTTCAAGTATTCTGAAAATAATAGGAAATGCTGAAGTTAACAAGAAATTAACTGTAAAAGCACATAAAATTTCCACTGCGGCAAAAGAACTTATAGAAAAGGCAGGAGGAAGTGTAGAAATACTTGAAGTAAAATCATACTCTTCAAAAGCCGGAAATAATAAAAAAGAAGATGAGAATAAGTAA
- the rpmD gene encoding 50S ribosomal protein L30 produces MSKVKVTLIKGINGRKPNHIDTVKSLGLRKISQSVIHNKTADIEGKIKLVSYLLKVEEV; encoded by the coding sequence ATGTCTAAAGTAAAAGTAACACTTATTAAAGGAATTAATGGAAGAAAACCTAATCATATTGATACTGTTAAATCACTTGGTTTAAGAAAAATAAGCCAGAGTGTAATTCATAACAAAACAGCAGATATAGAAGGAAAAATAAAATTAGTTTCTTATTTACTTAAAGTAGAGGAGGTTTAG
- the rpsE gene encoding 30S ribosomal protein S5: MARDREVKANEYKESLLRISRVSKTVKGGRRISFSVLAAVGDEKGKVGIGLGKANGVPDAIKKAIANAKKNMINVALKGGTLPHEQLGKYNATSVLLKPASKGTGVIAGSATRELLELAGVTDVLTKIRGSKNKDNVARATLDGLRQLRSIEEVARLRGKSVEEILG, translated from the coding sequence TTGGCCAGAGATAGAGAAGTAAAAGCGAATGAATATAAAGAAAGTCTTTTAAGAATAAGCAGAGTTTCCAAAACTGTTAAAGGAGGAAGAAGAATATCCTTTTCAGTGTTGGCAGCGGTTGGAGATGAAAAAGGAAAAGTAGGTATCGGTCTCGGAAAAGCTAACGGTGTACCTGATGCTATAAAAAAAGCAATAGCTAATGCAAAGAAAAATATGATAAATGTAGCATTAAAAGGTGGAACTTTACCTCATGAACAGCTTGGAAAATACAATGCAACAAGTGTATTATTAAAACCGGCTTCAAAAGGTACGGGAGTTATCGCAGGATCCGCAACGAGAGAACTTCTGGAATTAGCAGGAGTAACTGACGTACTTACAAAAATAAGAGGATCAAAAAATAAAGATAATGTTGCAAGAGCGACTTTGGATGGATTAAGACAATTAAGATCAATTGAAGAAGTTGCAAGACTTAGAGGAAAATCAGTTGAAGAAATTTTAGGATAA
- the rplR gene encoding 50S ribosomal protein L18, whose product MIKKLDRNKLREKKHRSIRNKIVGTAERPRLSVYRSLKNIFVQIIDDNTGATLVSASTIEKGAKAENGGNIEAAKKVGEAIAKKALEKGINTVVFDRSGYVYTGRVKALADAAREAGLKF is encoded by the coding sequence GTGATTAAGAAACTCGACAGAAATAAATTAAGAGAAAAAAAGCATAGAAGCATAAGAAATAAAATCGTTGGAACTGCTGAAAGACCTAGACTTTCTGTGTATAGAAGCTTGAAAAACATATTTGTTCAGATAATTGACGACAATACAGGAGCAACGTTAGTTTCCGCTTCAACAATAGAAAAAGGAGCTAAAGCTGAAAATGGTGGAAATATTGAAGCGGCAAAAAAAGTCGGTGAAGCAATAGCGAAAAAAGCGTTGGAAAAAGGAATAAATACTGTAGTATTTGATAGAAGCGGATATGTTTACACAGGAAGAGTAAAAGCACTTGCAGACGCTGCAAGAGAAGCAGGATTAAAATTCTAA
- the rplF gene encoding 50S ribosomal protein L6, with product MSRIGRKPISIPAGVEIKQDGNKFTVKGPKGELERELCSEIKVNIKDGEITFERPNDLPHIRALHGTTRANLNNMVTGVSEGFAIKLELIGVGYRVQANGKGLTLALGYSHPVEIEAVDGVTFKVEGNNKITVEGIDKQLVGQIAANIRAKRPPEPYKGKGVKYADEVIRRKEGKKG from the coding sequence ATGTCAAGAATAGGTAGAAAACCTATATCTATACCTGCAGGTGTAGAAATTAAACAAGATGGAAATAAATTTACTGTAAAAGGACCTAAAGGCGAACTGGAAAGAGAACTTTGCAGTGAAATAAAAGTAAACATAAAAGATGGAGAAATAACATTTGAAAGACCTAATGATTTACCCCATATTAGAGCTCTTCACGGAACAACAAGAGCAAACTTGAATAATATGGTAACGGGAGTAAGCGAAGGATTTGCGATTAAATTGGAATTGATCGGAGTAGGATACAGAGTACAAGCTAACGGTAAAGGACTTACTTTGGCATTGGGATATTCTCATCCTGTTGAAATTGAAGCGGTTGACGGAGTTACTTTTAAAGTTGAAGGAAATAATAAAATAACTGTAGAAGGAATCGATAAACAATTAGTTGGACAAATTGCCGCAAACATCAGAGCAAAAAGACCTCCTGAACCTTATAAAGGAAAAGGAGTTAAGTATGCTGATGAAGTAATCAGAAGAAAAGAAGGTAAGAAAGGATAG
- the rpsH gene encoding 30S ribosomal protein S8 — MHLTDPIADMLTRIRNGNIAKHSEVKIPFSKIKESMADILKNEGYIVSYEVKEEGTKKDILVTLKYMDGDAVIKGLKRISKPGRRVYTSVENLPKVLGGLGIAIVSTPKGVITDKECRKHNVGGEVLCYVW; from the coding sequence ATGCATTTAACAGATCCTATTGCTGATATGCTTACGAGAATAAGAAACGGAAATATTGCAAAACATTCTGAAGTTAAAATACCGTTTTCCAAAATAAAAGAAAGCATGGCAGATATACTAAAAAATGAAGGATATATAGTTAGTTACGAAGTAAAAGAAGAAGGAACTAAAAAAGATATATTAGTAACTTTAAAATATATGGATGGAGATGCTGTAATTAAAGGTTTGAAAAGAATTTCAAAACCGGGAAGAAGAGTATACACATCTGTTGAAAATTTACCTAAAGTATTGGGTGGATTAGGAATTGCCATTGTCTCTACACCAAAAGGTGTTATTACGGACAAGGAATGCAGAAAGCATAATGTTGGTGGAGAAGTTCTCTGCTACGTGTGGTAA
- the rpsN gene encoding 30S ribosomal protein S14, with amino-acid sequence MAKKAMVERNLKREKTVDKYAAKRAELKERARKGDREAIAELATLPRNASPTRVRNRCQLNGRPRGFMREFGISRVMFRQLAGEGAIPGVKKSSW; translated from the coding sequence ATGGCTAAGAAAGCAATGGTTGAAAGAAACTTAAAAAGAGAAAAAACAGTTGATAAATATGCGGCAAAAAGAGCTGAATTAAAAGAAAGAGCTAGAAAAGGCGATAGAGAAGCTATAGCTGAACTGGCAACATTACCGAGAAACGCATCACCTACAAGAGTAAGAAACAGATGCCAATTAAACGGAAGACCGAGAGGATTTATGAGAGAATTCGGTATTTCAAGAGTAATGTTCAGACAGTTGGCAGGAGAGGGAGCAATCCCGGGAGTAAAAAAATCAAGCTGGTAA
- the rplE gene encoding 50S ribosomal protein L5 encodes MPRLQKEYKQEIVPALMKDLDIKNIMQVPKVEKIIVNMGIGEATTNPKLIETAIKELAQITGQQPVARAAKKSEAGFKLREGQKIGAKVTLRKEKMYEFLDRLISITLPRVRDFEGVSPKGFDGRGNYTLGIKEQIVFPEIEIDKVDKIFGMGITIVTTAKNDEEGRALLKAFGMPFAK; translated from the coding sequence ATTCCAAGATTACAGAAAGAATATAAACAGGAAATAGTTCCTGCATTAATGAAAGATTTAGATATAAAAAATATAATGCAAGTTCCAAAAGTTGAAAAAATAATAGTGAATATGGGAATTGGAGAAGCTACAACCAATCCTAAATTAATAGAAACTGCAATTAAAGAATTAGCGCAGATAACAGGACAACAGCCTGTTGCAAGAGCTGCAAAAAAATCCGAAGCAGGATTTAAATTAAGAGAAGGTCAGAAAATAGGAGCAAAAGTGACATTGAGAAAAGAAAAAATGTATGAATTCCTTGATAGACTTATAAGCATTACATTGCCGAGAGTAAGAGATTTTGAAGGAGTTTCTCCTAAAGGATTTGACGGTAGAGGTAATTATACATTAGGAATTAAAGAACAAATCGTTTTTCCGGAAATCGAAATTGATAAAGTTGATAAAATATTTGGAATGGGGATTACAATAGTAACAACTGCGAAAAACGATGAAGAAGGAAGAGCATTATTGAAAGCATTCGGAATGCCCTTTGCGAAATAG
- the rplX gene encoding 50S ribosomal protein L24: protein MAKPKTKSIPNKLHVKTGDTVIVISGRSKDLPRNDKAGQDQTGDKGKIGKVLKVYPRTGKIVVEGVNIQKRHIKPNAMNPQGEVVEKEMPIFSSKVMLWDEKAKKRTRVRYEIRDNKKVRISVVSGNEI, encoded by the coding sequence ATGGCTAAACCAAAAACAAAATCAATACCCAATAAATTACATGTTAAAACCGGAGATACGGTTATTGTAATAAGCGGAAGATCAAAAGATTTGCCGAGAAATGATAAAGCAGGTCAGGATCAAACAGGAGATAAAGGAAAAATCGGAAAAGTTTTAAAAGTATATCCAAGAACGGGTAAAATCGTTGTAGAAGGTGTGAATATTCAAAAAAGACATATTAAGCCTAATGCAATGAACCCACAAGGGGAAGTTGTAGAAAAAGAAATGCCGATTTTTTCATCAAAAGTAATGCTTTGGGATGAAAAAGCAAAGAAAAGAACAAGAGTCAGATATGAAATCAGAGATAATAAAAAAGTAAGAATATCGGTAGTTTCCGGTAATGAAATATAG
- the rplN gene encoding 50S ribosomal protein L14, translated as MVQQQTMLNVADNTGAKKIMVIRVLGGSRRRFGKIGDIVVASVKEAIPNGNVKKGDVVKAVIVRTRKELKRPDGSYIKFDDNAAVILNSNLEIRGTRIFGPVARELRAKNFMKIVSLAPEVL; from the coding sequence ATGGTTCAACAGCAAACGATGCTTAATGTTGCTGATAATACAGGTGCAAAAAAAATAATGGTTATCAGAGTATTAGGCGGATCAAGAAGAAGATTCGGAAAAATCGGTGATATCGTTGTAGCCTCTGTAAAAGAAGCTATTCCTAACGGAAATGTGAAAAAAGGAGATGTCGTTAAAGCCGTAATAGTAAGAACTAGAAAAGAACTTAAAAGACCGGACGGATCATATATAAAATTTGATGACAATGCAGCAGTTATATTAAACTCAAACTTGGAAATAAGAGGTACGAGAATTTTTGGACCTGTGGCAAGAGAATTAAGGGCAAAAAACTTTATGAAAATAGTATCTCTAGCACCGGAAGTATTATAG
- the rpsQ gene encoding 30S ribosomal protein S17, with product MENKRNERKVREGIVVSDKMDKTVVVLEETMKLHKLYKKRVKTSKKYKAHDENNECGIGDKVQIMETRPLSKDKRWRVVTILEKAK from the coding sequence GTGGAAAATAAAAGAAACGAAAGAAAAGTCAGAGAAGGAATAGTTGTTTCGGATAAAATGGATAAAACTGTAGTTGTTCTTGAAGAAACAATGAAATTACACAAACTTTACAAAAAAAGGGTTAAAACTTCTAAAAAATATAAGGCACACGATGAAAATAACGAATGCGGTATCGGTGATAAAGTCCAGATTATGGAAACAAGACCGCTAAGTAAAGATAAAAGATGGAGAGTCGTGACTATTTTAGAAAAAGCAAAATAG
- the rpmC gene encoding 50S ribosomal protein L29: MTANEIRELSLDELDTQVKELKQELFNLKFQKTLGQLHNTTKIKQVKRDIARMKTIITEKKTVK; the protein is encoded by the coding sequence ATGACAGCAAATGAAATAAGAGAATTATCATTGGATGAATTAGATACACAAGTAAAGGAACTAAAACAGGAATTGTTTAATTTAAAATTTCAAAAAACTCTTGGACAATTACACAACACTACTAAAATAAAGCAGGTTAAAAGAGATATTGCAAGAATGAAAACAATAATAACTGAGAAAAAGACTGTGAAATAG
- the rplP gene encoding 50S ribosomal protein L16 has protein sequence MLIPKRTKYRKQFRGKIGGIATKGNKVDFGEFGLAAKEFGWITSRQIEACRVTINRTFKREGKIWIRIFPDKPYTKRPEGTRMGKGKGNAEGWVAVVKKGKIMFEVGGVSEEKAKEALRKAGHKLPIKVKFVRKEEAGGDK, from the coding sequence ATGTTAATACCTAAAAGAACAAAATACAGAAAACAGTTCAGAGGAAAAATAGGCGGTATAGCTACTAAAGGAAATAAAGTTGATTTTGGAGAATTTGGACTTGCTGCTAAAGAATTCGGATGGATAACATCAAGACAGATAGAAGCGTGCAGGGTAACTATAAATAGAACATTTAAAAGAGAAGGGAAAATCTGGATTAGAATATTTCCTGATAAGCCTTATACAAAAAGACCTGAAGGAACAAGAATGGGTAAAGGTAAAGGTAATGCTGAAGGTTGGGTAGCAGTAGTGAAAAAAGGAAAAATAATGTTTGAAGTTGGCGGAGTATCAGAAGAAAAAGCTAAAGAAGCATTAAGAAAAGCCGGACATAAACTACCTATAAAAGTAAAATTCGTAAGAAAAGAAGAAGCGGGTGGTGATAAGTAA
- the rpsC gene encoding 30S ribosomal protein S3 → MGQKVDPRGIRIGIIKSWDSKWFAEGKDYLNNFHEDIKVKEYIKKNYYHAGISTIQIERTSPTDITIIIETGKAGILIGRKGQEIEALKVNLEKLTGKKVQVKVQEIKNPNKNAQLIAESIATAIEKRVAYKRAVQQAIQRAEKSGVKGIKVMVSGRLNGAEIARSEWTLSGRVPLHTLRADVDYATATAHTTYGALGLKVWIFNGEVLPTKKEGGND, encoded by the coding sequence GTGGGACAAAAAGTAGATCCTAGGGGAATCAGAATAGGAATAATTAAATCATGGGATTCTAAATGGTTTGCCGAGGGGAAAGATTACTTAAATAATTTTCATGAAGATATAAAAGTAAAAGAATATATTAAAAAAAATTACTATCATGCAGGAATTTCTACTATTCAAATAGAAAGAACTTCTCCTACTGATATAACTATAATAATAGAAACAGGTAAAGCGGGAATTTTGATTGGAAGAAAAGGTCAGGAAATAGAAGCTTTAAAAGTAAATCTGGAAAAACTGACAGGGAAAAAAGTACAGGTTAAAGTACAGGAAATCAAAAATCCTAATAAAAATGCCCAACTTATAGCTGAAAGCATTGCAACAGCAATTGAAAAGAGGGTTGCTTATAAAAGAGCGGTTCAACAGGCTATTCAGAGAGCTGAAAAATCAGGAGTAAAGGGAATAAAAGTAATGGTATCCGGAAGACTTAATGGTGCCGAGATAGCCAGAAGTGAATGGACACTTTCAGGAAGAGTACCGTTACATACTTTAAGAGCGGATGTGGATTATGCAACAGCAACAGCACACACTACATACGGTGCATTAGGGCTGAAAGTATGGATATTCAATGGTGAGGTGCTTCCAACTAAAAAGGAAGGAGGAAATGACTAA
- the rplV gene encoding 50S ribosomal protein L22, protein MAVVAKLRYQRLSPQKARLVADVVRGQNALQALNVLRFTNKKAAKYIEKTLKSAIANAEHNFKMDPDKLFISKILIDKGPVLKRINPRAMGRADVIRKPTAHITVEVDERN, encoded by the coding sequence ATGGCAGTAGTAGCTAAATTACGTTATCAAAGATTAAGCCCTCAAAAAGCAAGACTTGTAGCTGATGTGGTCAGAGGACAAAATGCTTTACAGGCACTGAACGTATTGAGATTTACAAATAAAAAGGCGGCAAAATATATAGAAAAAACATTAAAATCGGCAATTGCAAATGCTGAACATAATTTCAAAATGGATCCTGATAAATTATTTATTTCCAAAATATTAATTGACAAAGGACCTGTATTAAAGAGAATAAATCCGAGAGCAATGGGAAGAGCAGATGTTATAAGAAAGCCAACTGCACACATTACTGTGGAAGTTGACGAAAGAAACTAA